One genomic window of Oryctolagus cuniculus chromosome 11, mOryCun1.1, whole genome shotgun sequence includes the following:
- the LOC100355031 gene encoding GLIPR1-like protein 1, translating into MSLRRKLSCLWTLGLYLVTTESFKIPSISDPHFIDECVKTHNEWRGRVRPPAADMKYMIWDDGLARMAKAWANKCQFKHNTCLKKPFECNEDYQFVGENIWLGSLKIFSPRDAITAWYNETEFYDFDSISCTKVCGHYIQVVWASSHKVGCAVTICPSLGEASASIFVCNYAPAGNFPNQHPYKKGASCSLCSERERCVKKLCRIPQIIMPDIFSSDTNYPNENAKGKAPQKTACNLLSISVLLQKIF; encoded by the exons ATGTCTCTGAGGAGGAAATTGAGTTGCCTGTGGACCTTAGGTCTGTATCTGGTAACCACTGAATCTTTCAAAATCCCTTCTATCTCAGACCCTCACTTTATAGACGAGTGCGTCAAAACCCACAACGAATGGCGCGGCAGAGTCAGGCCCCCCGCGGCCGATATGAAATACATG atTTGGGACGATGGTTTAGCAAGGATGGCTAAAGCATGGGCAAACAAGTGCCAATTTAAACATAACACCTGTTTAAAAAAACCATTTGAATGCAATGAAGATTATCAATTTGTTGGAGAAAACATCTGGTTgggttcattaaaaatattttcaccaagGGATGCTATTACTGCTTGGTATAATGAAACAGAATTTTATGATTTTGATAGCATATCATGTACTAAAGTTTGTGGCCATTACATACAG GTAGTTTGGGCCAGTTCACATAAAGTTGGTTGTGCAGTTACAATTTGCCCTAGCCTTGGGGAAGCTTCAGCTTCAATATTTGTCTGTAACTATGCACCTGC AGGGAATTTTCCAAATCAACACCCCTACAAAAAAGGAGCATCCTGTTCTCTGtgttcagaaagagagagatgtgtaAAGAAGCTCTGCA GAATTCCACAAATTATTATGCCTGATATTTTCAGTTCCGATACCA ATTATCCAAATGAAAATGCAAAGGGGAAAGCACCTCAGAAGACAGCATGCAATCTACTGAGCATTAGTGTGCTTCTCCAGAAAATCTTTTAA